In Nitratireductor mangrovi, the genomic window ACGCGCCCGCATCGGGCGGAGCCTGCCGCGTGACGTTTCGTGTCACGACGGCGCGATCCCTCGTTCAGTTCAGGTACTCAGGATGAAACTTGCATTCGTTGCGGTGCTCGCGCCGCTTTCGGTGACCGCATGTGCGGCGACACCACCGGTCGCGCTGCCAGCCTACAACGCAGCCGACCCCGCGATGGGCGTACGCGAGACCAGCTATCGTCCCGTCGTGGCTGATTATTACCACCGCCAGCCCGTCGGCCCGCAGGATTGGCGGCGCCTCAACGAGCGGCTGTCGCCGGCTTCGAAAGGAGCCGGGTCATGAGGATCGGCATTGCCAAAATGAGCGCCGTCGCGGCGCTGTCTCTTCTGACCGCCGGCTGCGCCACGACGGGAGCGGTCGACACCGATCCCTTGAACGCCTTTGCGCCCGTCTCCGACCGGACCGCGTCGGTGACCGGCAAGCAGACAGTCTGGCTCCAGTCCGCCGAGGAGGCGCGCAAGATCGGCGACCGCGTACAGGCGCTTGTCCGAAACAGGACGGTCGGGCCCGACACGGCCGTGCAGGTGGCGCTCCTCAACAACAAGGGGCTTCAGGCCGCCTATGCCGATGTAGGCCTGTCCCAGGCCGAGGTCTGGCAGCAGAGCCTGCTCGTCAACCCGACCGTCTCGGTCGGGCTGACCGGCGTCGACCCGGTCCGCTCGATCGAGGCGACGGTGGCCAACAACATCCTTGCCGTGATCACGCGGCCTCAGCGTATGGCCATCGCCGATACTCGGCTGAGGCAGGCTCAGTTGCGGGCCGCCGAAGAAACCTTGCGCCTGGCCGCCGACACGCGGCGCGCGTGGATCGACGCGGTTTCGGCATGGGAAAGGGTTGCCTATCTCAACCAGGCCCAGGCGGCCGCCGATGCCGCCTCGGAACTTGCCCAGAAGCTCGGCGAGACCGGCGCCTTCACCAAGTCGGGCCAGGCGCGGGAGCACGTGTTCTACGCCGAATTGGCGGGCCAGACCGCGGAAGCGCGGATGCAGGCGCGCATGGCCAAGGAGGCGCTGACCCGCCTGATGGGTCTTTGGGGCTCCGACCTCGACTATCAGGTGCCCAACGCACTGCCGCCGCTGCCGAAGCGGCCAACTGCGAAGCGGGCGATCGAGGCGGAGGCGCTGCGCAACCGCGTCGACCTGGAGGTGGCGCGGCTGGAACTGGAATCCCTTGCCCGCGCCTACGGGCTGACCTCGGCGACCCGCTACCTGACCGATCTCGAGATCATCTCCGGCGCCGAAGTCGAGCGCGAAGAGGAGGATGGCGCCACCACCACGACCACGCCCGTGATCGAACTGGAGTTCGCGATCCCGATCTTCGACAGCGGCCAGGCACGCCTGCGCAAGGCCGAACTCGCCTACATGCGGGCGGCGAACCTCTTGGCGGAGAAAGCGGTGCACGTTCGTTCCGAGGCCCGCAGCGCCTATGACGGCTATCGATCGAGCTATGACATCGCCCGGCATTACCGCAACAATGTCGTGCC contains:
- a CDS encoding TolC family protein, producing the protein MRIGIAKMSAVAALSLLTAGCATTGAVDTDPLNAFAPVSDRTASVTGKQTVWLQSAEEARKIGDRVQALVRNRTVGPDTAVQVALLNNKGLQAAYADVGLSQAEVWQQSLLVNPTVSVGLTGVDPVRSIEATVANNILAVITRPQRMAIADTRLRQAQLRAAEETLRLAADTRRAWIDAVSAWERVAYLNQAQAAADAASELAQKLGETGAFTKSGQAREHVFYAELAGQTAEARMQARMAKEALTRLMGLWGSDLDYQVPNALPPLPKRPTAKRAIEAEALRNRVDLEVARLELESLARAYGLTSATRYLTDLEIISGAEVEREEEDGATTTTTPVIELEFAIPIFDSGQARLRKAELAYMRAANLLAEKAVHVRSEARSAYDGYRSSYDIARHYRNNVVPLRTTIEEESVLTYNGMITNTFELLADTRARIGAIMLSLNAKRQFWLADVDLGTAIHGGGSGSSPAMATEVAAAGDGGGGH